The genomic stretch AACTAGTTATCAATCATTTATTTTAATAGGGGTAACCggttaccttcttcttcttctttactggATGTATTctgatctgttttttttttcttccaaatttgTTAGCAACCAATTACAATTCACTCGAGTACTTGCCATGATAGTTAAAATTGATAGTAATAACCGGTTACTGCCACATtactaaaaaatctaaatttatttttatagtggtaatcagttattatttaaaatgaaattaaatggCATATATACATCTCCAACAATAATCCAAAACATACATATGTATAATGACATAACCtagacatcatcatcatcatcaccacaaTTAGTGAAAGTCATTCTCATCACCTCATatttgaatgtatatataaaattaatataataacaataataatacatccatatatatatgtgtactattttataatcttatatatatatgtatatacatataaaaataataatagcaataatatatgtatatatataatggaAAAAATTATATGGTTTAATGTATACGatcaattgtatatatatgtgtatacatattattaacttataaaaaatatataataataaaaatatcctataattaaaaaaaaatcaatattgaaattatatggtatattttaataaaattacaaaaatatgggaaaaaatccaataaaaatataaataaataaattatgccaTACAAAACTTAAGGGAAAAAAATGTCATATTTatcaaagttttaaaaaaaatctcatatttcatGTAATTTCCTCTATTGGAAATTGTAattgaatttatttttatttatccaTCGCAATTGAATATTGatataaaaaaaaaggacaaagtcTGTCACAAACAATCAACCAAACACCTTGAATGCCCTTGACAACCTTTGCAAACTCAAACCTGAAAATTTACATGGAAAACCTTCACAACACAACAATAACAATTCAAGaaataaaataacacaacaataaGATTTACGATGTTTTACCAAAGTAGTCTACATCCTCATGAGTGCAGCCAATCTTATTCTTCAATCAACAATGGTTACAACAACAAAAGTTCTCATTTCCTTAACCTCTCTCAAGAAAATACATTCTATTATAAGCATTCTATCTTTCTCTCACGTGTTTTCTCACTCACAAAAATGTAATCAAGCTTATCCTCAATGAACTAAGTTGCTTGAATTATATCACAGCAAAAGTGACCTTACAATAAAAGAGAACCAATAAAAACGAAGTAAGATCCTTTAACAAACTAAACTAGTTCTGTAATGCCTTGACTAATTCTAAGAtctcggaccattaaaaatactaagcataactactattttggaatacatacataggataatagaactttattataaaaatccaaaatacgggatcccattgttattacataaaaaacataaagaaacataaacctttaattaattgttcaaatactaaatgccaaaatataaatacataaattaaaaagactcaaaaatataaacttcattcTCGATTTTTTCCAGCAGTCCATCCattcagtcctctcccaatacacatgccaaaatTGCCATGAATTCGTCCCGccatccaagcttattttcctgcatcatctaaatgaaaatgaatgagcctaatgcctagcaaggaaaatctactaaaatatattataaatcataagtctaaaacataaaacatatgacgtaaaaacgtaaaaacataggactacaatattaatggacaTTAACTCATtttcgtagtatgtgataaaaccatctaggtcatgtGTCTACTAAtggaggtaggttagatcacaaaatagtatatgataaaccatctagatcCTCTCTCTAGTAATCGAGGTAgatttaatcataactctaatctacggtAATGATAAAGATCTTGGGAtatatttgctatctaagcaactatatatcccaagtgactacaacatagaacagatacatatatacatataacatataaccataacagcatataaacataatcataaaatctaacctattttccttaccaaaaacctggatattggagacaagaatgggatgGAAAAATCCTAAAATCAAGCAggaagatccataagttttctaaagaaaaaaaatagagatgAAAATaatatctaaaccatcaagatagtaacttaccgaaaaccttaagtttcaagaaacttaaacacctatcaaaatccataataacaagttaggatatgaaggaaaaatgaaagaaaaataaaagaactataatgaactaactctgaggataagaataccttgaatagaCTATAGCTTCGtcctacacctcaataccaaaatatcatTCTATCTTacatcccaagtgtttagaaaagcttagattgaaaagcttttaatcccaaaaccctagagTTTTCTCTTTAGAATAAAcctagtagcttgaaggctctgaagaatgcttgaatgatgaatgaaatggctgagtggtcctatttatagagttcaaggagtgaaactaacccctattaaaataaatattaattgaataaatttgaattatttgttcaacaaatgcccaaaactcggtcaaaaaagTTCAAGAGCAACTCCAAGTTGTTGAGGCTGTTTCTAATTCAATTTCCACgaagtttaaaaaaaatacataagggcaaccgatatattgcccctataggcgatatatcgcctgtcccTATATCCCGAGCCTACGTGGTTTCgctcgtgcgaagtcgacgtgttttccatatcaaccttaggcgacatatcggcccctatagctgtgatatatcggcatacgctgatattttaaacacgtttttgcacattttcagcacacttgaagtttttaataatcaaagagttttggttaataaatcttttatttactggagcttggaattattggtccataggtcatcggggcggctctatcaacactaatcaaggtaagagttgatacaagggttaaactgtgaatgggctatatgagagaatatttattcttctggataaatgtgcaattatgtgacaattgaagttgcacaatttattattgcatttgtgcaatttttgaaattgtgtagaaatagaataaattaattttaatcaattattttattcaagtgtgaataaataaatatggatagtcaaattttggttttgattattatatttatttaattaataataagatgataatgaaaattaatattttgaattttataatttaaattgttatattttccttaaaaagatgatatcttatttggatatctaattattaattaattaaaataaaaaaacttgaaaaaaatcaaaatctcattttcgagggataggccacacgcatagggcttgaaCTGTTCTATGCGTGTGGCAGATCTGATGTTATCagatattgattttttatttttatttttaattaattaataaaacattttaaaaggggtcTTAAAATCgaatgttagatttttgtctattatcattattattattataaaatatgattgatttttattattattatggtaataatgtctatatattctatatgatagaaaatagaaacaacaagattttacagagaagaaaaaactatctttttcacaaaagcaaaattattttctttctagcctataatcaaaagtctcatgagttgataatacttttgattcacaaagtTGAtatttgttctctatgtgcccacccacatttGGAGGTggagagaacgtcttggaagatttaggtgtgagtactcaagcaaggataagaagatcgaaacatatacgaaaagattcaaggattattgatatgctacaagaggtaaatcgtttcgtattatttttcatattcatatatatatattgattaatatattgcatattaaaggatcctcatataaatattatgaaattttttgttgtataccattgCCGCAACTTCTGCTGCGCACTAGGAACCATTCCTAACAAGGAtatcaaaagaaatatttttagAGAGAATGagttaattgcaaaggaattaatttttcagggcaatgaaataattatgtgatagttatagacaattgattaattatgaattaattaattaactatataatttttattttgaaaaactataggttaaaataaatattaatcttgtttggattaatatatataaagagaaattaataattatcttatttagaataagatatttatttaattatttgaaactGAAATTTTAagctaaatttattttttattaactaatatttattttgggataaatatattgtcttaaatattaattaaacaaataaatgagaaaattaggaaaaatccTAATGTGGCTCACGACACTCACTGTCTTGCATAGTGATTGGCGCCACACAAAGATATTTCCTATCTCTAGgaattgaattttgaatttcaaatcatttgtttatttaattatatttatttagttttttaaaatatatttttaattaaataataaaataaagttgtaactggtcagttttattttaataaaataaagattaattaaattagttaattatcctTATAAATCTAAAATGAAGTTTATTGTATAACAGATTCTCTCTCAAAAACAGAAGCAATAtaattttcctaaacctgaaaactattcaattcatcttctctctatcaaatctctctagttctcatgtgttgagtacatttagagaatcataaatcaaccttttgaattctacgtgcccacacacgtccttgtgtattTGAGGATTGGTTTTGAAGATCAAGATGTGAGTTTTCataacttggataggaagatcgttaattttatacaaaaagattcgatgacacttgataggctacaaaagAATCTCTAATCttattgtatgtgatttaatatatatatatatatgtaagatTTTGGTTGGTATTAGTAATTATTAAAAAGGGCATATTCCCCACTACGTATCTCTAATTTgttcttttaataccaacaattaaCAACAATTAAGTGATATGGAAAGAAGTTTTTGGTAAGTTGTGATATGGAAAAAAGATTTCTGGTAAGTTGTGATATGGAGAGAAAGCATGTTGTTTTTGCTATGCAAATTACTACAACTTGAATGTGAGATTTTAAGAGGTTGCCTGTTACCAATGAGCAAATGGGTATTACCTCTAAACTCAGTTTTCTGCTACAAGTTTGAGGGCTCTGAGGCTATGTGGTTTGTGGCCCCATTTTCTAAGTACCAACCATTATCAACAAAGAGAATCGGTGGATGAGGTGAAATAGGCTTGTTGACCATTTCCTTGAGGTTGGTGGTTTGTGTGAGAGAAACCATTTTTTGAAGCATTGGTAGAACTAGAAGGATTGAAAGAAAATGTCAAACTTATGATAATATTTGGTAGCAATATGGCTTGGCCTATTGCACAACTGACAAAAGGGACGATTGTTGTTGTTTTTGCCCCTACGGCCATGACCACAACCTCTAGAATAGTAACCACGGCCAATTGAAGAATTTGGAGAGAAGGAGAGTTGATGAGTTGATGAGTTGAAGAGACCTGCAATCTGGGTAGCAAGATTAGTACTAGAAGAGGGAAGGTCATTAAAGGCGGTTGGGTTGACATGTTCAAGTCTTAATTCTTGACTTTGCAACATGTATTGGACTTCTTTAAGGGTGACTTGGTCATGCCTAGAAGCAAGGTTGACAATTACAGAGTCATAATCATGCCCAAGATCTCCTAAGATGTATAAAATGAGATCCCATCTAAAATAAGTTGACCAGCAGCATAGAGGTTTTCAGCAAAGGAGAGCATTTTAAGCATGTAGTCATGGATTGTGAGATTACTTACCCTTTTTGAGAACTTGAAGTTGGAAACGAAGTTGGAGGGTTCTAGCCTTGGAATGAGTGGTGAACAAGAGCTCTAGAGTGTGCCAAACAACAAAGGAGGTGGTGCACCAAACAATATGACCAAACATGGTCTCGGAAATGGAGTTCATGAGCTAGATCATGATGGCTTGATTTGTACGGATGCACAGGGAGTAGCCAAGGTTGAGTTGACGTGACTCACCAGGATTAGGGCCATTGATGGTGTTGTCCACGAACTGTGGTGGACAGATTTTGGTTCCTAAAAAATAACCATCTAGGTCATGGGCTCTAAGAGCATGAAGGACATGTGATTTCCAAAAGGGGTAGTTGGCTTTATCTAACTTAAATGTGAGAGGAGCAAGGCTTTGAAAGAGAGATATTTTTTGGGACCGGAGCTAGAGAAGATGAGTTTATTGGAGCAGAGAGCGTAGGAGATGAGGTAGAAATGTTGGGTATATGAACAAGAGGGCTAGATGTAGGGACCCACATAGGTGTCGTGGTGGTGACAGACTGCTCATTTGAGGCTGAGACTAATTCTACTACAACAGTGCTAGGTGGAGTAGCCATAGATAGGCGTGAGTCAAAAGGCCCTAATACCaagataaaatataaaataattgtaTAAACTTCTATGTTACTGTAATGCTCAACAGTACAAAGAAATGTGAAGAACAccttgatataaatatatatagggtaAGTCTGTGGTGCAGGCGTACGAAATGCATGTACCTGTGCGACTATTTTGTCAACCATTGATCTATAAATTACTTAAGCTATGGTTTCAATCAATGGCTCTAATTTCATCAAAACACCCAAGTTATGGTGCACTTGAGCTTAACTTATTTGTTTCTTTTATTCAAAGTAGATTTTATATTTTCCTCTTCTCtcgttttttttatttcttttcacgAGGAAAGTAGCTGCTTGGAAGCCGCCGATGGAGACCATTGTTCAGTACTGGATTTACAGTCTGGCGGTACGGATCGAACCATTTGTTCTGCATATACCAGTTCTACCTCCTTGGAGGTATTGAAAACTCTGTACTTTTTAAAAATCTCTTGACCTCGTCGCACACTGTTTTGATGATCCGCTTCAGCACTAAGAGCGTCTTGTATGGTGCCGACAGCCGCGCGATCTCAAACTTGTTAGAGAATACACTTAAGCACTTTGTTAATTCAGTTAGGATGTTGTTATTGATTTTTAGCTATGTGTACAACTATACTTAGATTTATCTTATGATTTTTACAATAGATTGTATCATTCAAGCTCTATAAATAAGACAGATTCAAGCTCTATAAATAAGACAGAGCAGCTCAACCATTCATGATGGTATTGAGCCTTTCTCTTATTAATTTCTACAATCTCTTAATTATTTACATAACTTAGTCGCGAAGTCGAGATCAAGTATATCTCGGTCTGCATTGGCGAAACTTATAATGTACTTAGATGGTACTGAGTGTAATATTGAAGTCAAATAAACTTATCTAATGACATTGTTTtaaaatttttctttctttcaaatCAATTCAACTTGTTTTCGATCCAAACCATACTACTATTAATTTACTAGGATACTGGTCATAAATGACTTGAATTGAAAATACATTGTAAGATTTTTTAATAATAAGATATGGGTcatgaaataaattaataatagctCAAAATTCTCCATTTCCTATATTGGCTTGTGGAATCCATGTACATCCTAACTCAAATCACTgtgttgggcccaaaatattcGGCCCAAAGTTCTTTCCTCATTTACCGAACATTCAAAATGGATCGTTTTGGCCTGCAGAAGCTCCGAAGGCAGAAGCCACGGGTCAGAGGCGGTCTGCACCTCTGACCTCCGAATACATAATTTCAAATTATCGTGTTTTGGAGGGAAATTTGGTTATCTTTCCTCCACCAATCAAGGGTTTGCTTGAACCAACTAACCATTTTACATTTCtgctctataaatatgagattcttATTCAAATAAGGGGATCGAATTCGATACTGACTTAGGCATCGGAGTGTTTTTCTTGCAGGTATCCCCAACGAGTCAAAGGCGATCTTCATCACTGGAATAGTGTCAGAGCATCATCTACCGTTGGTTCATACCTCCAAATATAAAAAGACAAATTTGTTGCTTCAacaattggcgccgtctgtgggaaccgCCGAATGTTTTGGCCTTAGCCACATCGTCGAATCAAGAAATCAAGAACTCTCTTTTTTGCAACCAAGATCTTCTCAAACCTTGGAGCCATGCCGCCAAAGGGCAACGAAGTGTCGGGTCCGATTACCCAGGTCGTCCCACCAGCGGACGTCAGTGACCAGATCGACAGGATGTGTCGCCTACTGGAAGCCAGCCAGTAGAGATCCGACGAAGCAATTAAAACGTTGAACAAAGCTCAGGCTAGGCTCGAAGCTGAGATCGCTGAGCTGCACAAATCCGCCGACGCCACACGCAGCACCCAAGCCAACAACAATCTCGACTCTGGTAGACCCGAAGTTCCAATCGACCGCATCAGTTCCCCTCAACAAACCACGCACCTCGGTAGCGAAGGATCCCAGGGTCTCCCACCACCCTCCCCAACCCATCTTCGTCTTGGGACCGAACAACGACGAGCCCCGCTCTGTGACACACATGCACGGACCGGAGCAGAGCCCACCCGGTCAACTCAACCGACCGCCGAAGTCAGGCCCCAACAAATCGCACAGCGAGCCGCGCATGACTCACCCGCTGAGGACCGTGCTCCCTCGATCCGGTTCTTAGACAGTTGGAAAGAAGAGATGATGAGGGaaatgatgcagaagttctcAGACGGAAGATCCGTTCACACAACCAAGCATATGGATCTGGTGTCAAGAACCACTGAGAAGTCTCCCTTCTCAGAGTGGATTCAGAATGAGCCTAAACCTCGAGACTTCGTCATCCCTTCCCTCCCTACGCTTAATGGAAAGAGAGATCCGTTAAACCACCTGTTCCAATTTCAGCAGAAAATGGCACTAGAAGCCAACAACGAAGCCATTCAATGCAAGGACTTTTCAACGACTTTCTCTGGGCTAGCTCTGCTGTGGTTCCGACAATTAAAGTCCGGATCCATCAACAGTTTTAATGACCTCCGACGAACTTTTCTCAAGCAATACAGTGCGAACCGTGAAGCACCAAGAACAATGGCCGACCTCTATTGGATcgagcaaggagaaaatgaacaTCCGAAGGCGTATTTACAATGTTTCATTGACCTCATGCATCAAATTCACGACGTCGACCCGGTTACCGCGGCCAATCTCTATGTCAAAAGCTTGCAGGTGGGATCTCTTTTGCACGAAAATATCACCATGACACCGCCTTATGACATGGCTGAGATCCAGACCCGAGCCGAGGGCATCTTCAGAGTCCTAGAATTTTGAGAGCATGCATAGAAGAAATCCGCACTTATCTCTGCTCCACCAGCAAATAACCCACCACCACCTGCTAGAGATGATAAGAGGAAGAGGCAACAGACAGACCACGCAAAGGAAGGGAAGAGGCCAAGACAGAACCGAAATTCCCCGCGGTACCCTTCCTTCGAATACATCGTCCCACAGGAGgtcatttatgaagaaaataaagataGACCTATCTGGCGTGAGCCGTATAAGATTTCCACTCCTCCAGACAGAAGGGATAAAAACAAATACTGCCTCTTCCATAAAGATCACGGTCATACGATTGCAGAATGCCACAACCTGAACAATCAGATCCAGGCCTTCATGAGAAGTGGGAGGCTAACCCAGTACATTAAGGAGGCAGGCAGACTCGGCACCTCACAGCATAATCCTGCTTCTGCCCCAACACCACAAGCAGCAGACCCCGTGCGCACAGCCTCTACAAGCCCACAAGAACCTCTTAAGCAAGTCCCCATGATACATGGGGTTGTGGAGCTCACTGAAAACCAAGAGCATGCAACCAAAATCCGTAAGAGGATTGAGGAGCGGGTGAAGCGATATAGATCATTAGGCCACACGGTCAATATTTTCACTTCAAAGGACAGAAGTTATCCAGCCTCTGCAATCACCTTCACCGACGATGACTTGCAAGGAGTGCACCTACCCCATGACGATCCTCTCGTCATTTCGCTACAAGTCGACCATTGCCAGTTGGACAGGTTCTAGTCGACGGGGGCAGTGGGGTTGACatcctcttctgggaagccttccagaagatGGGGCTAAAGGAAAATCAGATCCGGACCTTCACTACGCCCATTTTGGGATTTAACAGCCAGATAGTGTACCCGAAGGGCGTCGTGCGGTTAACCGTGGTAGCCGCGGAGCGTACCCTGCCAGTAGACTTCCTCATTATAGATTCCATCACAAGCTACAACGCCATCATGAGGAGAAATTGGATCCACAGGATGCAAGGGGTAGTCTCAACTTTGCATCAGGTGATGCGATGCCTCTCATCCAACGGGCGCTACACCATCGACATCAAGCGTTGTCAGAAGCAGGCCAAAAAGTGCTTCCTTACCTTAAAAGAAATAAACAATTCtggcacttcctcccatgatGACAATCTTGAAAAATAGCAATCACAGCACAAcctaccagcatgcctcaaaGGAATCAATCTAGGAGAAAACCAAGAAAAACCCCAAGTCACTCTCGACGACCTAGAGACAATCTGTCTAGACGACGCTGACCCATCTAAAATAGTGCTGGTAAGTACCAAACTTTCTGAAAATGAAAAACAAACCCTAGTCCAATTTCTCAAAACTAGAGTTAGAACTTTCGCCTGGTCTCCACACGACATACCCGGAATAGACTCCTCCATCATGAGTCACAACCTTAATATATCCAACAGCTTCCCGCCCGTCAAACAGAAGCAAAGGAGGTTCACTCCCGAAGTAAACCAAGTCATCCAAGAGGAGGTACAATGGTTTCTGAGCACGGAGGCAATTGAAGAATGATTGTATCCCAGTTGGCTAGCCAACCCTGTCGTGGTCCCAAAGAAGAACGGGAAAAAGAGAGTATGCATAGACTACACCAACCTAaataaagcatgtccaaaggataGCTGCCCTCTACCGAAAATTGATCAGATGATAGACGCTACGGCAGGGTTTGAAAGAATGAGCTTCCCAGATGCCTACTCCAGATACAATCAGATCCCAATGAAATCAGAGGATCAGATCCACACAGCTTTCATAACAGAAGGTGGATTGTATtgctacaaagtcatgccctttggactgaagaatGCAGGCGCAACGTACCAAAGGTTGATGCACAAGCTGTTTTCCTCATTgcttgggagaaacatggaggtctatattgACGACATGGTCGTCAAATCTAAACACAGCTCTTCACATGTAGGTGATTTGACCGAGTGCTTCGATATTCTCGACACTTATAAAATGAAATTGAACCCCTCTAAGTGCGCCTTTGGGGTGTCCTCTGGACAGTTCTTAGGATATGTGGTCAGCCAGAGGGGCATCGAGGCCAACCCAACACAGATTGCATCCCTCTAAGAAGTCAAAAGAACCCAGAACCATCTGAGACATCTAGG from Humulus lupulus chromosome 5, drHumLupu1.1, whole genome shotgun sequence encodes the following:
- the LOC133779479 gene encoding uncharacterized protein LOC133779479, with the protein product MREMMQKFSDGRSVHTTKHMDLVSRTTEKSPFSEWIQNEPKPRDFVIPSLPTLNGKRDPLNHLFQFQQKMALEANNEAIQCKDFSTTFSGLALLWFRQLKSGSINSFNDLRRTFLKQYSANREAPRTMADLYWIEQGENEHPKAYLQCFIDLMHQIHDVDPVTAANLYVKSLQKSALISAPPANNPPPPARDDKRKRQQTDHAKEGKRPRQNRNSPRYPSFEYIVPQEVIYEENKDRPIWREPYKISTPPDRRDKNKYCLFHKDHGHTIAECHNLNNQIQAFMRSGRLTQYIKEAGRLGTSQHNPASAPTPQAADPVRTASTSPQEPLKQVPMIHGVVELTENQEHATKIRKRIEERVKRYRSLGHTVNIFTSKDRSYPASAITFTDDDLQGVHLPHDDPLVISLQVDHCQLDRF